A region from the Penaeus monodon isolate SGIC_2016 chromosome 17, NSTDA_Pmon_1, whole genome shotgun sequence genome encodes:
- the LOC119583759 gene encoding uncharacterized protein LOC119583759 isoform X2 has product MKKAECRDNYCMCKNDGDFYEFSYCEIPYIGYEVTLQIAIIVCIVIAMCLLLASVYSIINVRRLRDLRELARQRRGRRTDSETEVPSSTVIAETLHEDRAEATATRDSASDHNASTPGSSREAVNEADVAEVHGTEHQAHIQHTTLVVRGNGHSEVPQEQFAEGSRPQDSEEENDPEEVNASVSHIRESQGIQTRF; this is encoded by the exons ATGAAAAAGGCAGAATGCAGAGACAACTACTGCATGTGCAAGAACGATGGAGACTTTTACGAATTCAGTTACTG TGAGATCCCTTACATCGGATACGAAGTGACGTTGCAAATTGCAATCattgtgtgtattgttattgCAATGTGCCTCCTCCTGGCTTCGGTCTACAGCATCATCAATGT gcgACGACTTCGAGACCTAAGAGAGCTGGCGAGGCAAAGGCGAGGACGAAGAACTGACAGCGAA ACCGAGGTTCCTTCGTCCACGGTCATCGCGGAGACCCTGCACGAGGACAGAGCTGAGGCGACGGCGACTCGAGACAGTGCGAGTGATCACAACGCTTCGACACCTGGGTCGTCGAGAGAAGCTGTTAACGAAGCCGACGTCGCAGAGGTTCACGGGACAGAACACCAAGCACACATTCAACATACAACGTTAGTCGTTCGGGGAAATGGTCATTCAGAGGTTCCCCAGGAACAGTTTGCAGAGGGGAGTCGTCCACAAGACAGTGAGGAAGAAAATGATCCCGAGGAAGTAAATGCTTCGGTGTCTCATATTCGCGAATCTCAGGGAATTCAAACGCGATTTTAA
- the LOC119583759 gene encoding uncharacterized protein LOC119583759 isoform X1: MKKAECRDNYCMCKNDGDFYEFSYCEIPYIGYEVTLQIAIIVCIVIAMCLLLASVYSIINVRRLRDLRELARQRRGRRTDSESQTISEDSPPVYDEVVGNLPSYQDALAMTEVPSSTVIAETLHEDRAEATATRDSASDHNASTPGSSREAVNEADVAEVHGTEHQAHIQHTTLVVRGNGHSEVPQEQFAEGSRPQDSEEENDPEEVNASVSHIRESQGIQTRF, translated from the exons ATGAAAAAGGCAGAATGCAGAGACAACTACTGCATGTGCAAGAACGATGGAGACTTTTACGAATTCAGTTACTG TGAGATCCCTTACATCGGATACGAAGTGACGTTGCAAATTGCAATCattgtgtgtattgttattgCAATGTGCCTCCTCCTGGCTTCGGTCTACAGCATCATCAATGT gcgACGACTTCGAGACCTAAGAGAGCTGGCGAGGCAAAGGCGAGGACGAAGAACTGACAGCGAA TCTCAGACCATTTCCGAAGATTCTCCTCCAGTTTATGATGAGGTGGTGGGCAATCTGCCATCTTACCAGGATGCTCTTGCTATG ACCGAGGTTCCTTCGTCCACGGTCATCGCGGAGACCCTGCACGAGGACAGAGCTGAGGCGACGGCGACTCGAGACAGTGCGAGTGATCACAACGCTTCGACACCTGGGTCGTCGAGAGAAGCTGTTAACGAAGCCGACGTCGCAGAGGTTCACGGGACAGAACACCAAGCACACATTCAACATACAACGTTAGTCGTTCGGGGAAATGGTCATTCAGAGGTTCCCCAGGAACAGTTTGCAGAGGGGAGTCGTCCACAAGACAGTGAGGAAGAAAATGATCCCGAGGAAGTAAATGCTTCGGTGTCTCATATTCGCGAATCTCAGGGAATTCAAACGCGATTTTAA